A stretch of DNA from Nitrospirae bacterium CG2_30_53_67:
TGGGGCGGCCTGTTCCATGGCGGAGGGTGGCTTGAGAAGCTCGGCTTTATCGATTTCGCGGGGTCCACGGTGGTGCATTCCGTGGGGGGCTGGTCGGCCCTGGCCGGGGCGATTGTTTTGGGACCGAGAATCGGAAAGTACACGGCCGACGGCAAGGCCAGGGCGATTCCCGGGCACAACATTCCTCTGGCAACCTTGGGGGTATTCATCCTCTGGTTCGGCTGGTTCGGGTTCAACCCGGGGAGCACCACCGCGGCCAACAAAGATATTGCCGGCATTGCCGTGAACACGAACCTGGCGGCCGCTGCCGGTGCGGTGTCCGCCATGATTACGGCCTGGGTCATGTACGGCAAGCCCGAGGCAAGCATGACCCTGAATGGGGCCCTGGCCGGTCTGGTGGCCATTACTGCCGGCTGCGCCAACGTTTCGGTGACGAGTTCCGTGATCATCGGTCTCATCGCCGGGATCCTCGTGGTTCTCTCCGTGGTCTTTATTGATAAGAAGTTGAAGGTTGATGATCCGGTGGGCGCAGTCTCCGTGCACGGGGTCTGCGGGGCTTTTGGAACATTGGCCGCGGGGCTGTTCAACGCGGAAGGATTCTCCGCAAAGGTTGTGGGGGTCCAGCTGCTCGGGATAGGGGCGGCGTTTCTGTGGGTCTTTCCGCTTATGTACATTCTGTTCAAGGTAATCGAAAAGACCATCGGGCTTCGCGTTTCAGCCGAGGAGGAAAAGGACGGTTTGGATGTGGGCGAGCACGGCCTGGAGGCCTACCCGGACTTTACCCTGACTGGAATGAAATAGTACAAGCGGATTTCGGGGATAAAAGGGATCTCCCCCTTTGAAAAAGGGGGAGCAAGGGGGATTTAAACCAACAAACGGGAGGATTGGGCATGAAGATGAGCAAAATTGCAACACATGTCGTGATGGTGATGGTTCTTGTACTCTTCGGTAGAAGCGGTTTCGCGGAAGACAAGACCCTGGAGGAGCGGGTGGCCACCCTGGAAAAGCAGGGTACGGCGGGAATGGAATTTCTTAAGGGGATCAGCTTAAGCGGTTTTGTGGATACCTCATACACGTACAATTTCAACCGGCCGGACTCGGGCATAAACACGCTTCGGGTTTTTGATACCGAAGACAACAGTTTTGAAGTGGACCTGGTGAAGCTGGTGTTTGAGAAGAAAAGCGAAGAGGGTGTCGGTTTCCGCACGGACCTGGATTTCGGCCACACGGCCCAGATTCTGGGCGGCGCCAACGATGACGACTTTGAGTTTCAGCAGGCCTACCTCACCTACAAGGCCATAGGGGTCGACTGGATGGTCGGGAAGTTTGTGACGCTCCACGGCGCCGAGGTCATTGAAGCGCCCAGCAACCACAACATCTCCCGGTCTTTTCTGTTCGGGTATGCCATCCCCTTCACCCATACAGGGATCATGGGGACCAAGCCGATCGGGGATACCATCGACATCAAGTTTGGTCTGGTGAACGGATGGGACAACACCACGGACAACAACCGGGCCAAGACCGGCCATCTGGGCATCGGGTATCATCCATCGGATCTCTTTGCCATTACCGTGAACGG
This window harbors:
- a CDS encoding ammonium transporter; this encodes MALVGPVSVFAEEAAPTVAGNAEAIAKVQSHLDFVWTLVAAFLVFFMQAGFAMVETGFTRAKNAVNIMMKNLMDFAMGSLAYWAVGFGIMFGVTSTGWFGTTGFFLSDFTKDGDQWTLAFWMFQVVFAATSATIVSGAMAERTKFVGYLVYSAVISAFIYPVFGSWAWGGLFHGGGWLEKLGFIDFAGSTVVHSVGGWSALAGAIVLGPRIGKYTADGKARAIPGHNIPLATLGVFILWFGWFGFNPGSTTAANKDIAGIAVNTNLAAAAGAVSAMITAWVMYGKPEASMTLNGALAGLVAITAGCANVSVTSSVIIGLIAGILVVLSVVFIDKKLKVDDPVGAVSVHGVCGAFGTLAAGLFNAEGFSAKVVGVQLLGIGAAFLWVFPLMYILFKVIEKTIGLRVSAEEEKDGLDVGEHGLEAYPDFTLTGMK